One segment of Thermococcus profundus DNA contains the following:
- a CDS encoding SDR family NAD(P)-dependent oxidoreductase has product MELAGKVALVTGASRGIGRAIAVALAKKGVKVAINYARDEGGARETERLCREAGAEAMVVKADVRSREEVKAMVEKVVDRFGGIDILVNNAGILGRALTPMEVTDEDWDAVLGVNLKGAFIVTQEVLRYMKKGKIVNIASIAGKDGGTVGPHYAASKGGLIALTFNLARHLAPNILVNAVAPGPVDTGLISPEIKEKLRKLSLTGEIAKPEDIAHAVIFLLENDHVTGEVVDVNGGRLMD; this is encoded by the coding sequence ATGGAGCTGGCCGGAAAAGTTGCCCTAGTTACTGGGGCCTCTAGGGGGATTGGGAGGGCAATAGCGGTGGCACTTGCGAAGAAGGGGGTGAAGGTGGCCATAAACTACGCTCGCGACGAGGGTGGGGCAAGGGAGACCGAGAGGCTCTGCAGGGAGGCTGGGGCAGAGGCAATGGTTGTGAAGGCCGACGTCAGGAGCCGGGAGGAAGTAAAGGCCATGGTGGAGAAAGTCGTTGACCGCTTCGGGGGAATAGACATCCTCGTCAACAACGCTGGAATCCTCGGAAGGGCGCTAACGCCGATGGAGGTTACCGATGAAGACTGGGATGCAGTCCTTGGGGTCAACCTTAAGGGGGCCTTCATAGTTACCCAGGAAGTCCTCAGGTACATGAAGAAGGGCAAGATTGTGAACATAGCCTCTATAGCAGGCAAGGACGGCGGAACCGTCGGGCCGCACTACGCGGCCTCGAAGGGCGGGCTGATAGCTCTCACCTTCAACCTCGCGAGGCACCTCGCCCCGAACATACTCGTCAACGCTGTTGCACCCGGCCCGGTCGATACTGGGCTGATAAGCCCGGAGATAAAGGAGAAGCTCAGGAAGCTTTCTCTGACCGGTGAGATAGCGAAGCCAGAGGACATAGCCCACGCTGTTATCTTCCTCCTCGAAAACGACCACGTTACCGGAGAGGTGGTAGACGTCAACGGCGGCAGGCTGATGGATTGA
- a CDS encoding YbhB/YbcL family Raf kinase inhibitor-like protein, whose amino-acid sequence MRGVLPLLLALLVVASGCLSGGGEKMEKTLEVGSVFHDGEFIPKEYTCEGDDINPPIYIGKLPPETKSLVLIVDDPDAPGGTFTHWIAWNIPPTGEIPMGVPKEKAINEPIRATQGKNDFGKIGYNGPCPPRGHGVHHYHFKVYALDTELHLKGGSSRSELEKAMEGHVLAWGEVVGLYERK is encoded by the coding sequence ATGAGGGGCGTGCTTCCGCTGCTGCTTGCTCTACTGGTTGTCGCTTCCGGATGCCTCTCAGGAGGAGGTGAGAAGATGGAAAAGACCCTCGAGGTAGGCTCCGTCTTCCACGACGGGGAGTTCATACCGAAGGAGTACACCTGTGAGGGGGATGACATTAACCCGCCCATCTACATCGGAAAGCTTCCCCCGGAGACTAAATCACTCGTCCTCATCGTGGACGACCCCGACGCCCCGGGAGGAACGTTTACCCACTGGATAGCCTGGAACATACCCCCAACCGGTGAGATTCCCATGGGAGTGCCCAAAGAGAAAGCGATTAACGAGCCGATCCGTGCTACCCAGGGAAAGAACGACTTCGGGAAGATCGGCTACAACGGCCCCTGCCCGCCGAGGGGACACGGAGTTCACCACTACCACTTCAAGGTCTACGCATTAGACACCGAACTGCACCTGAAGGGCGGTTCCAGCAGGAGCGAACTGGAAAAGGCGATGGAAGGGCACGTGCTAGCGTGGGGGGAAGTCGTGGGGCTGTACGAGAGGAAGTGA